Sequence from the Deltaproteobacteria bacterium genome:
CCGGCGTGCCCTCCAGAACGAGAACCACACGCTCAAGCGTTCGCTCACCGACCCGCGCCTGTTCAGCGGCATCGGCAACGCCTACTCCGACGAGATCCTGCACCGCGCGCGTCTCTCCCCCATGAAGCAGACGCGCCATCTCGACGAGGCGGAGATCGAAACGCTTTTCGAAGCGGTCCGGGAGGTCCTCCAGGAGTGGTGCCGAAGACTCCGCGAAGAGACCGGCGACAGCTTTCCCGAGAAGGTCACGGCGTTCCGTCCCGGCATGGCCGTGCACGGCCGCTACCGTGAGCCGTGCCCGGTGTGCGGCGCGCGCGTGCAGCGCATCCGTTACGCGGCCAACGAGTGCAACTACTGCGCCCGCTGCCAGACCGGCGGCCGGCTCCTGGCCGACCGCTCCTTGTCACGGCTCATGAAGAGCGACTGGCCGCGCACGCTGGAGGAACTCGAGGAGATCAGGACGGAGCGGAGTCTCTGACATGGCGAGGCGCTAACGCAGCTTGACCCCCTGCCGCCGCTTCTCCTCCGCCACTTCCCAACCCCCCTGCGCGTACCATTCCACCTGGCGGAACAGTCCGCTGAGGATCTTGACGTCACGCTCTTCGAGGCCGGCGCGGCCGAGGACGCGGCGTAGCGCGAGCAGGATGTGCTCGGGGTTCTGCGGATCGAGGAAACCGACCTCAAGCAACGTGTCCTTCATGCGGTCGAACAGCGCTTCGACCGCTTCCGCGGGCGCGCGCTTGAGGCGCTCTTCGCGCGGCTGGGCCAGGGTGGCCGCGACGTAGATCTCGTAGAGGCACACCATGACGGCCTGCGCCAGGTTGAGGGAGGGCTGCTCCGGGTGGCTGGGGATGGTGACGAGGCGCTGGCAATGCTTGAGGTCGGCGTTGCTGAGCCCGTGGTCCTCGGGGCCGAAGAGGAGGGCGGCGGGCGGGGCGTTCTCGCCGGCCACGGCCGCGACCATGTCCCGGGCCATCTCGCGCGGCAACTCGACGTGGTCGCGGTAGAGTCCCTTGCGGCAGGTGGTGCCCACCACGAGGCCGCAGTCCGCGACGGCTTCGCGTATGGTCTCGTACCGGCGCGCGCCGTCGAGGATGTCGCGGGCGTGCACGGCCATGGAGCGGGCCGACAGGCTCTCGGTGCGGCCTCCGCCCACGAGCGCCAGCTCCAGCAGGCCGGTGTTCTTCATGGCCCGGGCCACCGAGCCGATGTTGCCCGACCCCTTGGGGCGCACCAGGACGACGCGGACTCTTGCGAGTGTCTGGGCTACGGTGGAGTCGGACATGAGGCGGGGAGCCTCGAAGCGCGCCGTTGACCTGACGGCCGTGCGTCAGGAGCCGTCGGCCCTGGCTCTGGCGATCATCTGGGTCAGGTCCGCGAGGGGCACCATACCCCGGGCGATCTGGTTGCCGACGATTATGGCGGGTGTCCCGTTGATGCTCAACGTCCTGGCAAGATTGAGGGTCTTGCCGAGGATGTCCTGTATCTTGGGGTTCTCCATGTCCTTCTTGAGCCGTTCGGTGTCCAGACCCACCGAACGCGCGACGCGCATGAGGGTCTTTTCGTCCAAGGAGTTCCCCTGGACGCGCATCAAGGCCTCGTGAAACTCGACGTAGCGTCCCTGGTTGCGTGCCGCCAGCGCCGCTTGGGCTCCTCTGATCGAGTCGGGTCCCAGGACCGGGAACTCCTTGTAAACCACCCGGAGCTTCGGATCCTGTTTCTTGATCTTCTC
This genomic interval carries:
- a CDS encoding formamidopyrimidine-DNA glycosylase gives rise to the protein MPELPDVELYIHALKPRVVGETLEGVRLASPFLLRSVDPPIHEAENRKVLGLRRLGKRIVFELQDDLFLVFHLMIAGRFRWRPRGARVPGKLGLAAFDFSSGTLVLTEAASMKRASLHLVHGAANLKQHDPGGIEVLECNLDAFRRALQNENHTLKRSLTDPRLFSGIGNAYSDEILHRARLSPMKQTRHLDEAEIETLFEAVREVLQEWCRRLREETGDSFPEKVTAFRPGMAVHGRYREPCPVCGARVQRIRYAANECNYCARCQTGGRLLADRSLSRLMKSDWPRTLEELEEIRTERSL
- a CDS encoding RNA methyltransferase, which codes for MSDSTVAQTLARVRVVLVRPKGSGNIGSVARAMKNTGLLELALVGGGRTESLSARSMAVHARDILDGARRYETIREAVADCGLVVGTTCRKGLYRDHVELPREMARDMVAAVAGENAPPAALLFGPEDHGLSNADLKHCQRLVTIPSHPEQPSLNLAQAVMVCLYEIYVAATLAQPREERLKRAPAEAVEALFDRMKDTLLEVGFLDPQNPEHILLALRRVLGRAGLEERDVKILSGLFRQVEWYAQGGWEVAEEKRRQGVKLR
- a CDS encoding DsbA family protein — protein: MLRLTARYLLLLLSLFLVGATPAMGADEAKGQRSNEEIGEIIREYLLNNPEVIFQAVERHREKQRQLQARRDQALLKQHQQALLADTDSFVGGNPDGDVTLVEFFDYRCGYCKRFAPTLEKIKKQDPKLRVVYKEFPVLGPDSIRGAQAALAARNQGRYVEFHEALMRVQGNSLDEKTLMRVARSVGLDTERLKKDMENPKIQDILGKTLNLARTLSINGTPAIIVGNQIARGMVPLADLTQMIARARADGS